Proteins encoded together in one Lutra lutra chromosome 4, mLutLut1.2, whole genome shotgun sequence window:
- the MED8 gene encoding mediator of RNA polymerase II transcription subunit 8 isoform X3 yields MSYPLREEKQLEASLDALLSQVADLKNSLGSFIYKLENEYDRLTWPSVLDSFALLSGQLNTLNKVLKHEKTPLFRNQVIIPLVLSPDRDEDLMRQTEGRVPVFSHEVVPDHLRTKPDPEVEEQEKQLTTDAARIGADAAQKQIQSLNKMCSNLLEKISKEERESESGGLRPNKQTFNPADTSALVAAVAFGKGLSNWRPSGSSGPGQPGQPGAGTILAGASGLQQVQMAGAPSQQQPLLSGVQMAQAGQTGKMPSGIKTNIKSASMHPYQRVWCLDSSQDGFPPVC; encoded by the exons ATGTCCTACCCATTG agggaggagaagcagcttGAGGCATCATTAGATGCACTGCTGAGTCAAGTGGCTGATCTGAAGAACTCACTGGGGAGTTTCATTTACAAGTTGGAGAACGAGTATGACCGGCTGACCTG GCCTTCTGTCCTGGACAGCTTTGCTTTGCTCTCCGGACAGCTGAACACTTTGAACAAGGTCTTGAAGCATGAAAAGACACCACTGTTCCGTAACCAGGTCATCATCCCTCTGGTGCTGTCCCCAGACCGCGATGAAGATCTTATG CGGCAGACTGAAGGACGAGTGCCTGTTTTCAGCCATGAGGTGGTCCCTGACCATCTGAGAACCAAGCCCGACCCTGAGGTCGAAGAACAAGAAAAGCAGCTAACCACAGATGCGGCCCGCATTGGTGCTGATGCAGCTCAG AAGCAGATCCAGAGCTTAAATAAAATGTGCTCAAACCTTCTGgagaaaatcagcaaagaggaACGGGAATCGGAGAGTGGAG GTCTCCGGCCAAACAAGCAGACCTTTAACCCTGCAGACACCAGTGCTTTAGTAGCTGCCGTGGCCTTTGGGAAGGGGCTGTCTAACTGGAGACCTTCAGGCAGCAGTGGTCCTGGCCAGCCAGGCCAGCCCGGAGCTGGGACCATCCTTGCCGGAGCCTCAGGACTGCAGCAGGTGCAGATGGCAGGAGCTCCAAGCCAGCAGCAGCCGCTGCTCAGTGGCGTACAGATGGCTCAAGCAGGTCAAACAG GGAAAATGCCAAGTGGAATAAAAACCAACATCAAGTCAGCTTCAATGCATCCCTACCAGCG
- the LOC125097609 gene encoding 40S ribosomal protein S3a-like, whose protein sequence is MFNLRSIGGHLVIRTQGTKIVSDGLRGRVFQVSLADLQNEEKKRKFKLITEDVQGKNCLTNFHGMDLTHDKVCSMVKKCQTMIEAHVDIKTTDGYLLCLFCLGFTKKCNNQIQKTSYAQHQQVRQIQKKMMEIMTGEIQTNDLKEVVNKLIPDNTGKDTEKPCQSIYPLYDVFVKKVKMLKKPKFELGKLMEIHGEGSSSGKATGDDQY, encoded by the exons ATGTTCAATTTAAGAAgtattggggggcacctgg TCATAAGAACTCAAGGAACCAAAATTGTATCTGATGGCCTCAGGGGTCGTGTTTTTCAAGTGAGCCTTGCTGATTTGCAGAATGAA gaaaagaaaagaaaatttaagctAATTACTGAGGATGTTCAGGGCAAAAACTGCCTGACTAATTTCCATGGCATGGATCTTACCCATGACAAAGTGTGCTCCATGGTCAAAAAATGCCAGACCATGATTGAAGCTCATGTTGATAT aaagactactgatGGTTATTTGCTTTGTCTGTTTTGTCTCGGTTTTACTAAAAAATGCAATAATCAGATTCAGAAGACCTCTTATGCTCAGCACCAACAGGTCCGCCAAATTCAGAAAAAGATGATGGAGATTATGACCGGAGAGATTCAGACAAATGACTTGAAAGAAGTGGTCAATAAATTGATTCCAGACAACACtggaaaagatacagaaaaacctTGTCAGTCTATTTATCCACTCTATGATGTCTtcgttaaaaaagtaaaaatgctgaaGAAGCCCAAGTTTGAACTGGGAAAGCTCATGGAGATTCATGGTGAAGGTAGTAGTTCTGGAAAAGCTACTGGGGATGACCAGTACTAA
- the MED8 gene encoding mediator of RNA polymerase II transcription subunit 8 isoform X1: MSYPLREEKQLEASLDALLSQVADLKNSLGSFIYKLENEYDRLTWPSVLDSFALLSGQLNTLNKVLKHEKTPLFRNQVIIPLVLSPDRDEDLMRQTEGRVPVFSHEVVPDHLRTKPDPEVEEQEKQLTTDAARIGADAAQKQIQSLNKMCSNLLEKISKEERESESGGLRPNKQTFNPADTSALVAAVAFGKGLSNWRPSGSSGPGQPGQPGAGTILAGASGLQQVQMAGAPSQQQPLLSGVQMAQAGQTGKMPSGIKTNIKSASMHPYQRKEDVSFWVGASQDRALPGRTV, encoded by the exons ATGTCCTACCCATTG agggaggagaagcagcttGAGGCATCATTAGATGCACTGCTGAGTCAAGTGGCTGATCTGAAGAACTCACTGGGGAGTTTCATTTACAAGTTGGAGAACGAGTATGACCGGCTGACCTG GCCTTCTGTCCTGGACAGCTTTGCTTTGCTCTCCGGACAGCTGAACACTTTGAACAAGGTCTTGAAGCATGAAAAGACACCACTGTTCCGTAACCAGGTCATCATCCCTCTGGTGCTGTCCCCAGACCGCGATGAAGATCTTATG CGGCAGACTGAAGGACGAGTGCCTGTTTTCAGCCATGAGGTGGTCCCTGACCATCTGAGAACCAAGCCCGACCCTGAGGTCGAAGAACAAGAAAAGCAGCTAACCACAGATGCGGCCCGCATTGGTGCTGATGCAGCTCAG AAGCAGATCCAGAGCTTAAATAAAATGTGCTCAAACCTTCTGgagaaaatcagcaaagaggaACGGGAATCGGAGAGTGGAG GTCTCCGGCCAAACAAGCAGACCTTTAACCCTGCAGACACCAGTGCTTTAGTAGCTGCCGTGGCCTTTGGGAAGGGGCTGTCTAACTGGAGACCTTCAGGCAGCAGTGGTCCTGGCCAGCCAGGCCAGCCCGGAGCTGGGACCATCCTTGCCGGAGCCTCAGGACTGCAGCAGGTGCAGATGGCAGGAGCTCCAAGCCAGCAGCAGCCGCTGCTCAGTGGCGTACAGATGGCTCAAGCAGGTCAAACAG GGAAAATGCCAAGTGGAATAAAAACCAACATCAAGTCAGCTTCAATGCATCCCTACCAGCG
- the MED8 gene encoding mediator of RNA polymerase II transcription subunit 8 isoform X4 — protein MSYPLREEKQLEASLDALLSQVADLKNSLGSFIYKLENEYDRLTWPSVLDSFALLSGQLNTLNKVLKHEKTPLFRNQVIIPLVLSPDRDEDLMRQTEGRVPVFSHEVVPDHLRTKPDPEVEEQEKQLTTDAARIGADAAQKQIQSLNKMCSNLLEKISKEERESESGGLRPNKQTFNPADTSALVAAVAFGKGLSNWRPSGSSGPGQPGQPGAGTILAGASGLQQVQMAGAPSQQQPLLSGVQMAQAGQTGKMPSGIKTNIKSASMHPYQR, from the exons ATGTCCTACCCATTG agggaggagaagcagcttGAGGCATCATTAGATGCACTGCTGAGTCAAGTGGCTGATCTGAAGAACTCACTGGGGAGTTTCATTTACAAGTTGGAGAACGAGTATGACCGGCTGACCTG GCCTTCTGTCCTGGACAGCTTTGCTTTGCTCTCCGGACAGCTGAACACTTTGAACAAGGTCTTGAAGCATGAAAAGACACCACTGTTCCGTAACCAGGTCATCATCCCTCTGGTGCTGTCCCCAGACCGCGATGAAGATCTTATG CGGCAGACTGAAGGACGAGTGCCTGTTTTCAGCCATGAGGTGGTCCCTGACCATCTGAGAACCAAGCCCGACCCTGAGGTCGAAGAACAAGAAAAGCAGCTAACCACAGATGCGGCCCGCATTGGTGCTGATGCAGCTCAG AAGCAGATCCAGAGCTTAAATAAAATGTGCTCAAACCTTCTGgagaaaatcagcaaagaggaACGGGAATCGGAGAGTGGAG GTCTCCGGCCAAACAAGCAGACCTTTAACCCTGCAGACACCAGTGCTTTAGTAGCTGCCGTGGCCTTTGGGAAGGGGCTGTCTAACTGGAGACCTTCAGGCAGCAGTGGTCCTGGCCAGCCAGGCCAGCCCGGAGCTGGGACCATCCTTGCCGGAGCCTCAGGACTGCAGCAGGTGCAGATGGCAGGAGCTCCAAGCCAGCAGCAGCCGCTGCTCAGTGGCGTACAGATGGCTCAAGCAGGTCAAACAG GGAAAATGCCAAGTGGAATAAAAACCAACATCAAGTCAGCTTCAATGCATCCCTACCAGCGGTGA
- the MED8 gene encoding mediator of RNA polymerase II transcription subunit 8 isoform X2, translated as MQREEKQLEASLDALLSQVADLKNSLGSFIYKLENEYDRLTWPSVLDSFALLSGQLNTLNKVLKHEKTPLFRNQVIIPLVLSPDRDEDLMRQTEGRVPVFSHEVVPDHLRTKPDPEVEEQEKQLTTDAARIGADAAQKQIQSLNKMCSNLLEKISKEERESESGGLRPNKQTFNPADTSALVAAVAFGKGLSNWRPSGSSGPGQPGQPGAGTILAGASGLQQVQMAGAPSQQQPLLSGVQMAQAGQTGKMPSGIKTNIKSASMHPYQRKEDVSFWVGASQDRALPGRTV; from the exons aTGCAG agggaggagaagcagcttGAGGCATCATTAGATGCACTGCTGAGTCAAGTGGCTGATCTGAAGAACTCACTGGGGAGTTTCATTTACAAGTTGGAGAACGAGTATGACCGGCTGACCTG GCCTTCTGTCCTGGACAGCTTTGCTTTGCTCTCCGGACAGCTGAACACTTTGAACAAGGTCTTGAAGCATGAAAAGACACCACTGTTCCGTAACCAGGTCATCATCCCTCTGGTGCTGTCCCCAGACCGCGATGAAGATCTTATG CGGCAGACTGAAGGACGAGTGCCTGTTTTCAGCCATGAGGTGGTCCCTGACCATCTGAGAACCAAGCCCGACCCTGAGGTCGAAGAACAAGAAAAGCAGCTAACCACAGATGCGGCCCGCATTGGTGCTGATGCAGCTCAG AAGCAGATCCAGAGCTTAAATAAAATGTGCTCAAACCTTCTGgagaaaatcagcaaagaggaACGGGAATCGGAGAGTGGAG GTCTCCGGCCAAACAAGCAGACCTTTAACCCTGCAGACACCAGTGCTTTAGTAGCTGCCGTGGCCTTTGGGAAGGGGCTGTCTAACTGGAGACCTTCAGGCAGCAGTGGTCCTGGCCAGCCAGGCCAGCCCGGAGCTGGGACCATCCTTGCCGGAGCCTCAGGACTGCAGCAGGTGCAGATGGCAGGAGCTCCAAGCCAGCAGCAGCCGCTGCTCAGTGGCGTACAGATGGCTCAAGCAGGTCAAACAG GGAAAATGCCAAGTGGAATAAAAACCAACATCAAGTCAGCTTCAATGCATCCCTACCAGCG